The genomic window GGGCCAGCAGGGCGAAGGGGTACAGCAGCACCACCGTGTTCTTCAGGAAGGGAAGGGCTGCAACCGAGAGCCATCAGGGAACCCAAGGAGGACCACGCCGATCCATCAGGTGACCAACGGAGAACCAATGGCGCGTCGGAAGAACAGAGGGGACGGGGGGCAGAGAAccaaaaacaagtcaaaacagATACTTTCGGTTCATCACTTAAATTAATCAAATATGTATTTCATGCAATGAGAAACCTTTAAGAGTCATAACCCGAGGGTATGGATTGACAGCTGGGAGGGCGTTAATCTAAAGGCTTACCGTTGTAGCCCAGGAAGGTGATGTAGAGGTAGTACCCGATGGCCACCAGCCACAGCGTGTTGCCAACCACCAGGCCCAGGAACCAATCAGAGTTGATCACCACGATGTCTGAGACACAACGGCAACGTACGAGAGTTAGCGTCACAACTATCCAACTTAAGCTATCCGACTTAAACTACCATTAGGAGGGGTGTCAATAAAACTTCGAAGCCCTTTGAGTTTGTAGTACTtgggattaagggctatacttgacacacacacacacacacacacacacacacacacacacacacacacacacacacacacacacacacacacacacacacacacacacacacacacacacacacacacacacacacacacacacacacagttccccaCTCACGGTTGATGAAGAACAGCTGCAGGAAGTGCAGGATGACGAGCAGCGGGTAGAAAGCGTTGAGGTGCACGTCGAAGGCGTAGCCCCACTCCACGTCGTAGTCCTTGCCGGGCTGCTTCAGCAGGTACTTGTTGGTCACCCCCCTGCAGGTCACATGGTCGTCGACATTCCAATGAAACGGCGCCCCACAGCAACGTTACACCGTCACGGCGGGCGTTTGGCGTTCTTCACGACATTTCACAGCCCGACATTGCCGGACAAATCAAATTTATCAAATCCTGTCTGAACTATGGCGAACACATCTTTCTTGCCGACAACAGCTACAAGTGTGATCTTCTGGAGAGGGAACAAGCAGTCCAGTTGGTATAATAaagggggggggacctcaccaCATGAGGGTGGATATCAGCAGGCCAACGCCGATGCAGTCGATGAAGACCACCCAGAGCAGCAGCTTCAGGGTCCCCACAAAGCCCAGGTCAAGGACCAGGCCGAAGCCAATGGTGGACActgtggagcagagagagagagagagagagagagagagagagagagagagagagagagagagagagagagagagagagagagagagagacgggaagaggAGAGCATA from Gadus macrocephalus chromosome 4, ASM3116895v1 includes these protein-coding regions:
- the unc50 gene encoding protein unc-50 homolog, which encodes MLPTTSRHVAETGLRDAARHTAGAKRYKYLRRLLHLRQMDFEFAVWQMLYLFTSPQRVYRNFHYRKQTKDQWARDDPAFLVLLGVWLCVSTIGFGLVLDLGFVGTLKLLLWVVFIDCIGVGLLISTLMWGVTNKYLLKQPGKDYDVEWGYAFDVHLNAFYPLLVILHFLQLFFINHIVVINSDWFLGLVVGNTLWLVAIGYYLYITFLGYNALPFLKNTVVLLYPFALLALLYILSVSLGWNFTQGLCWFYQYRVK